A portion of the Bacillus sp. es.034 genome contains these proteins:
- a CDS encoding tetraprenyl-beta-curcumene synthase family protein — MSIPSDPFSLMTRVYRTVFPIVHEELACWKKRAEEIPNQELRNQALASIQHKTFHCEGGSILSLLALDHKADTIRFIVAYQTISDYLDNLCDRSVSLDPDDFALLHQSMKDSLKVGAEPVNYYALRRDQDDGGYLRDLVLTCQSVLRSLRHYDSIKDDLLELCEYYCDLQIHKHVKKEERVARLQGWFETHRQNLPEMDWYEFSACSGSTLGIFCLVSYANRSDFKPSYTEKIKRGYFPYIQGLHILLDYFIDQDEDREGGDLNFCFYYENDEHLKERLIHFLQKADEHTHELPHAHFHRLINKGLIGVYLSDDKASKQASVQSFSKQFIGEAGWITKFFYLNGKIYRKWRNRKKTS, encoded by the coding sequence ATGTCGATACCAAGTGATCCCTTTTCATTGATGACAAGAGTGTACCGCACCGTTTTTCCCATCGTGCATGAGGAATTGGCGTGCTGGAAAAAGCGGGCGGAAGAAATCCCGAATCAGGAACTGAGAAACCAAGCACTTGCGAGCATTCAGCATAAAACGTTCCATTGCGAGGGAGGATCGATCCTTTCCCTGCTGGCATTGGATCATAAAGCAGATACGATCCGGTTCATCGTTGCCTATCAGACGATCAGCGATTACCTGGATAATCTGTGCGATCGCAGTGTGTCCCTCGATCCCGATGACTTTGCCCTCCTGCATCAGTCCATGAAGGATTCCTTGAAGGTGGGGGCAGAACCCGTCAATTATTATGCTTTAAGAAGGGACCAGGATGATGGAGGATACCTGAGGGATCTGGTCCTGACCTGTCAATCCGTTCTGCGCAGCTTACGCCATTACGATAGCATCAAGGATGATCTCCTTGAACTGTGTGAGTATTACTGTGATCTGCAAATACATAAACACGTGAAGAAAGAAGAGAGGGTGGCCAGGCTTCAAGGATGGTTCGAAACCCATCGCCAGAACCTGCCTGAAATGGACTGGTATGAGTTTTCGGCTTGTTCGGGCTCTACCCTTGGGATCTTCTGCTTGGTCTCTTATGCCAATCGAAGTGACTTCAAGCCTTCGTATACGGAGAAAATCAAGCGAGGCTATTTCCCGTACATTCAAGGATTACATATCCTTCTCGATTACTTCATCGATCAGGATGAGGACCGGGAAGGGGGAGATTTGAACTTCTGTTTCTACTATGAAAATGATGAGCATTTAAAAGAGCGTCTCATCCATTTTCTCCAGAAGGCCGATGAACATACCCATGAGCTTCCACATGCTCACTTTCACCGTTTGATCAATAAAGGACTCATCGGGGTTTACCTTTCTGACGACAAAGCCAGTAAACAGGCAAGCGTCCAATCCTTCTCCAAACAATTCATCGGAGAAGCCGGCTGGATCACCAAATTCTTCTACCTGAACGGGAAAATCTACCGCAAATGGAGAAACCGCAAAAAAACATCTTAA
- a CDS encoding alpha/beta hydrolase, whose product MWKWESDQEAKAVIVIIHGAMEHHGRYGWLIEMWRASGFHVVMGDLPGQGMTSRSQRGHIDSFDEYIVEVKDWVQAAYQFELPVFVIGHSMGGLIAIRLLQESHVNVAGVILSSPCLGLVTTPAKPVELLSLGLNKIAPMVKFPSGLTIDMATRNADVREIDSNDTLYITKVSVRWYRELVQAMKAAFSNLEKMPDVPLLVMQAGDDKIVEKKTVKKWFNELSLSEMHYKEWPKCYHEIYNEPEREEIYEYSKIFIESRLKALGYIL is encoded by the coding sequence ATGTGGAAATGGGAATCAGATCAAGAGGCAAAGGCAGTCATCGTCATCATTCATGGGGCGATGGAACATCACGGAAGATATGGTTGGCTCATTGAAATGTGGCGTGCATCGGGATTCCATGTCGTCATGGGTGACTTACCCGGTCAGGGAATGACGTCAAGAAGCCAAAGGGGCCATATCGATTCCTTTGATGAATACATCGTGGAAGTGAAGGACTGGGTCCAGGCAGCCTATCAATTCGAACTGCCTGTCTTTGTGATCGGTCATAGTATGGGCGGGCTTATCGCCATACGCCTCCTGCAGGAATCCCATGTGAACGTAGCGGGTGTGATTTTATCCTCGCCGTGTTTGGGACTGGTTACGACCCCGGCTAAACCGGTCGAGCTATTGTCCCTCGGTTTAAATAAGATCGCTCCCATGGTGAAGTTCCCGTCCGGATTGACCATCGATATGGCGACCCGGAACGCAGATGTCAGGGAAATCGACAGCAATGATACGCTCTATATCACGAAAGTGTCTGTCCGCTGGTACAGGGAGCTCGTACAGGCGATGAAGGCCGCCTTCTCCAACCTGGAAAAAATGCCTGATGTCCCACTACTTGTGATGCAGGCGGGGGATGATAAAATCGTCGAAAAAAAGACAGTGAAAAAATGGTTCAATGAGCTGTCATTATCTGAAATGCATTACAAAGAATGGCCAAAGTGCTATCATGAAATTTATAATGAACCAGAAAGAGAAGAGATCTATGAGTATTCTAAGATCTTCATTGAAAGTCGCTTGAAAGCACTGGGATACATTTTGTAA